A window of the Cannabis sativa cultivar Pink pepper isolate KNU-18-1 chromosome X, ASM2916894v1, whole genome shotgun sequence genome harbors these coding sequences:
- the LOC115711586 gene encoding squamosa promoter-binding-like protein 14 isoform X2, producing the protein MEEAGAQVAPPIFIHRTLSVMGKKRDLPYQTPNFQQRFSNPNPVDNWNPKVWEWDTVRFLAKPLDSGSGAATVNADLAKTEEPSATPVTLKNKTPEVTDATLRLNLGGGFTSGDEPGSRPNKRVRSGSPGSTTYPMCQVDNCKEDLSAAKDYHRRHKVCELHSKSTKALVANQMQRFCQQCSRFHPLSEFDEGKRSCRRRLAGHNRRRRKTQPDDVGSRLLLPGDRDNKTNGHLDIFNLLAAVARAQGKNDDKNMICSPLLDKEQLLQILSKINSLPLPMDLAAKLHNLASLSRKIPDQTSSDHYDKLNGRASQSTMDLLAALSATLAPSAPDALATLSQRSSPSSDSGKTKLNCHDQANSLVLQKRSPQELPSLGGDRSSTSYQSPMEDSDCQAQETRVNLPLQLFSSSPETDSPPKLASSRKYFSSDSSNPIEERSPSSSPPVMQTLFPMQTMAETVKSEKMSASRETNANVESSRINECNMPFDLFRGSNKGTEAASIQSVPHQAGYTSSGSDHSPSSLNSDVQDRTGRILFKLFDKDPSHFPGTLRTQIFNWLSNSPSEMESYIRPGCVILSVYVSMPSAAWEQLQENLLQRLSSLVHSSASDFWRNGRFLVHAGRQLASHKDGKFRLCKSWKTWSSPELISVTPLAVVGGRETSLILRGRNLSTLGTKIHCTDKGVYTTMEVRVSTNQGTMYEEISLCGFRTHDASPSLFGRCFIEVENGFKGNSFPVIIADASICKELKVLESTFQGERKVSEVIAEDENHDDGRPSSKEEVLHFLNELGWLFQRKRASSFLNGPCYSLGRFKFLLTFSVERNCSSLIKTLLDILVERNMDENELSRETVEMLSEVQLLHRAVKRKCKKMVDLLINYSVIGSDVVSKKYIFPPNHVGPGYITPLHLAACMSSSDEMIDALTNDPQEIGLNSWNSLLDANGQSPYAYAVMTNNQSYNKLVARKLDDRTNGQITVTVGNTMSTEYQHGSRRSCAKCAAAATKYYRRVPASQGLLQRPYVHSMLAIAAVCVCVCLFLRGLPDIGAVAPFKWENLDYGTI; encoded by the exons ATGGAAGAGGCGGGTGCGCAAGTTGCTCCTCCAATTTTCATTCATAGAACGCTTTCGGTTATGGGGAAGAAACGCGATCTTCCATATCAGACCCCTAATTTCCAGCAGCGGTTCTCAAACCCCAATCCTGTTGATAACTGGAATCCTAAGGTCTGGGAGTGGGACACGGTTAGATTCCTTGCTAAGCCCCTTGATTCTGGCTCTGGCGCGGCCACTGTCAACGCGGACCTGGCCAAGACGGAAGAACCTTCTGCAACTCCGGTCACTTTGAAGAATAAAACCCCTGAGGTAACTGATGCCACCCTCCGCCTCAATCTTGGGGGTGGTTTCACTAGTGGGGACGAACCTGGATCCAGACCCAATAAGAGGGTCCGCTCTGGCTCTCCCGGTAGCACCACCTACCCCATGTGCCAGGTCGATAACTGCAAGGAAGATCTCTCTGCAGCAAAAGACTACCATCGCCGACATAAGGTTTGTGAGCTTCACAGTAAATCTACTAAAGCTCTTGTTGCCAACCAGATGCAGAGATTTTGCCAGCAGTGTAGCAG GTTTCATCCCCTTTCAGAGTTTGACGAGGGCAAGCGAAGTTGTAGAAGGAGGCTTGCTGGGCATAACCGGCGTAGGAGGAAAACTCAACCAGATGATGTCGGCTCTAGACTTCTGCTCCCTGGAGATCGAGACAATAAAACCAACGGACACTTGGATATCTTTAACTTGTTGGCTGCTGTGGCTCGCGCACAAG GGAAAAATGATGACAAAAATATGATATGCTCGCCTTTACTGGACAAAGAGCAGCTCCTTCAAATTCTTAGCAAGATAAATTCACTGCCTTTGCCGATGGACCTAGCCGCAAAGTTGCATAATCTGGCAAGTTTGTCCAGGAAAATTCCAGATCAAACGTCTTCAGATCATTATGATAAATTGAATGGAAGAGCATCTCAGTCTACCATGGACTTGCTTGCTGCTCTTTCGGCTACTCTAGCACCATCTGCTCCCGATGCTCTTGCAACTTTATCTCAAAGGAGCAGCCCCAGCAGTGACAGCGGGAAGACTAAGTTGAACTGCCACGACCAGGCCAACAGTTTAGTTTTGCAGAAGAGATCTCCTCAAGAGTTGCCTTCACTTGGGGGAGATAGAAGCAGTACCAGTTACCAGTCTCCCATGGAAGATTCTGATTGCCAGGCTCAAGAAACACGTGTGAACTTACCCCTACAGCTCTTTAGCTCGTCCCCTGAGACTGATAGCCCGCCAAAACTGGCATCTAGTAGGAAGTATTTCTCATCTGACAGCAGTAATCCCATTGAAGAGAGATCTCCGTCGTCTTCTCCTCCTGTTATGCAGACGCTGTTTCCCATGCAGACTATGGCAGAAACTGTCAAGTCCGAGAAGATGTCAGCAAGCAGAGAAACTAATGCTAATGTTGAATCTAGCAGGATTAATGAGTGTAACATGCCCTTTGATCTTTTTAGAGGGTCCAACAAAGGAACTGAAGCTGCTTCCATCCAAAGTGTTCCTCATCAAGCTGGGTACACCTCTTCTGGGTCGGATCATTCACCTTCTAGCCTGAACTCTGATGTCCAG GATCGCACTGGAAGAATATTGTTTAAACTATTCGATAAGGATCCTAGCCATTTCCCTGGGACTTTGAGGACACAG ATTTTCAATTGGCTTTCTAATAGTCCCTCAGAAATGGAGAGCTACATACGACCTGGATGTGTCATTCTATCAGTTTATGTTTCAATGCCATCAGCTGCCTGGGAACAA CTTCAAGAAAACCTTCTTCAACGTCTCAGTTCTTTGGTACATAGTTCAGCTTCTGATTTTTGGAGAAATGGAAGATTTTTGGTGCATGCAGGCAGACAATTAGCATCTCATAAAGACG GGAAGTTTCGGCTGTGCAAATCATGGAAGACATGGAGTTCACCAGAGCTTATCTCAGTTACACCTTTGGCTGTTGTAGGGGGGCGAGAAACCTCCCTTATATTGAGAGGAAGAAATCTGAGCACTCTAGGCACCAA GATTCATTGCACTGACAAGGGTGTTTACACGACAATGGAGGTTAGGGTATCTACTAATCAAGGCACCATGTATGAGGAGATAAGCTTGTGTGGTTTTAGAACTCATGATGCATCTCCCAGTTTGTTTGGCCGCTGTTTCATTGAG GTGGAAAATGGTTTCAAGGGCAATAGCTTTCCAGTGATAATAGCTGATGCTTCTATCTGTAAAGAGTTGAAGGTTCTTGAGTCTACTTTTCAAGGGGAGAGAAAAGTAAGTGAAGTCATAGCAGAAGATGAAAATCACGATGATGGGCGACCGAGTTCAAAGGAGGAAGTTCTTCACTTCTTAAATGAACTCGGTTGGCTGTTCCAACGCAAAAGGGCCTCATCCTTTCTAAATGGTCCTTGTTATTCACTCGGACGTTTCAAATTTTTGCTCACATTTTCTGTGGAAAGAAACTGTTCTTCTTTGATTAAAACACTTCTGGACATACTTGTTGAAAGAAATATGGATGAGAATGAGCTATCAAGGGAGACAGTGGAGATGCTTTCTGAGGTTCAGCTCCTGCATCGTGCAGTAAAAAGGAAGTGTAAGAAGATGGTTGACCTGCTCATAAATTACTCAGTTATTGGCTCTGATGTTGTCTCGAAGAAATATATTTTTCCACCAAATCATGTTGGGCCTGGCTACATTACTCCTCTCcatttggctgcttgtatgtcATCTTCAGATGAAATGATTGATGCATTGACAAATGATCCACAGGAG ATTGGCTTGAACTCTTGGAATTCCCTTCTCGATGCAAACGGTCAGTCTCCATATGCATATGCTGTGATGACAAACAATCAGTCATACAACAAGCTGGTGGCGAGGAAACTTGATGACAGAACGAATGGGCAAATCACTGTAACAGTTGGAAATACAATGAGTACTGAATATCAACATGGTAGTAGGAGATCTTGTGCTAAGTGCGCAGCTGCAGCAACAAAGTATTATCGAAGGGTACCCGCTTCTCAAGGTCTGCTGCAGCGTCCGTATGTTCATTCAATGCTTGCAATTGCTGCTGTCTGTGTCTGTGTTTGCCTGTTCTTGCGAGGCCTTCCAGACATTGGTGCCGTTGCCCCCTTCAAGTGGGAGAATTTGGATTACGGcacaatttaa
- the LOC115711580 gene encoding uncharacterized protein LOC115711580, translating into MNKEYSKKSRTFLLKQMHSMAQQGSVTTTNSNISIPTTTIAGSHVGVGGAEKRGQYSPAYPPRSPQLISGEEMIHFSHPQHPLSLLNLPDRFTCAACKERGAGNRYSCLQCNFQLHDFCGSAFPSIKSHYLHSQHQLLLFSKPVKGGGIVQSKCDVCSKAIQGSAYRCNACSFQMHPCCANLPLEMQKFWVHSHTLRLLPPNYYNNSSDTTTTTAAATTNMACGECNRKRSGRVYYCTTCGYHLHAVCAKTYINGLRENGHKNDDKSNNMLGTAARVASQVVFDFFGGLIEGIAEGVGQVIVQDVAKGRSNTPTTSTSNAANGRSSWNNY; encoded by the exons ATGAACAAAGAGTACTCGAAGAAGAGTAGAACTTTTCTACTAAAACAAATGCATTCGATGGCTCAACAAGGCAGTGTTACTACTACTAATAGTAATATTAGCATCCCCACCACCACCATCGCTGGTAGTCATGTTGGTGTTGGTGGTGCTGAAAAGAGGGGACAATACTCTCCTGCATATCCGCCGAGGTCTCCTCAGCTGATATCAGGAGAGGAGATGATTCATTTCAGCCACCCACAACACCCTTTGTCCTTGCTTAACCTCCCTGACCGTTTCACCTGCGCTGCGTGTAAGGAGCGCGGTGCAGGCAACAGATACTCTTGCCTGCAATGCAATTTTCAGCTCCATGACTTCTGTGGTTCAGCTTTCCCTTCTATCAAGTCTCATTACCTCCACTCTCAGCATCAGCTCCTCCTCTTTTCCAAACCAG TGAAAGGTGGTGGGATTGTGCAATCCAAATGCGATGTGTGCAGCAAGGCAATCCAAGGGTCTGCATACAGATGCAACGCATGCAGCTTCCAAATGCACCCTTGTTGTGCCAACTTGCCTTTAGAAATGCAAAAGTTTTGGGTTCACTCACACACTTTAAGGCTTCTTCCACCCAATTATTACAATAATAGTAGtgacacaacaacaacaacagcagcagcaacaacaaacATGGCGTGTGGCGAATGTAACCGGAAGAGGTCAGGCAGAGTGTACTATTGCACCACTTGCGGTTACCATCTCCACGCCGTTTGTGCCAAGACCTACATCAACGGTCTCCGCGAAAACGGCCACAAAAACGATGACAAGTCCAACAACATGCTCGGCACAGCCGCCCGAGTGGCTTCTCAGGTGGTCTTTGATTTCTTTGGGGGTCTTATAGAAGGCATAGCCGAAGGTGTTGGCCAAGTCATTGTTCAAGATGTTGCCAAGGGCAGATCCAATACTCCTACTACTAGTACTAGTAATGCTGCCAATGGAAGATCATCTtggaataattattaa
- the LOC115711586 gene encoding squamosa promoter-binding-like protein 14 isoform X1 encodes MEEAGAQVAPPIFIHRTLSVMGKKRDLPYQTPNFQQRFSNPNPVDNWNPKVWEWDTVRFLAKPLDSGSGAATVNADLAKTEEPSATPVTLKNKTPEVTDATLRLNLGGGFTSGDEPGSRPNKRVRSGSPGSTTYPMCQVDNCKEDLSAAKDYHRRHKVCELHSKSTKALVANQMQRFCQQCSRFHPLSEFDEGKRSCRRRLAGHNRRRRKTQPDDVGSRLLLPGDRDNKTNGHLDIFNLLAAVARAQGKNDDKNMICSPLLDKEQLLQILSKINSLPLPMDLAAKLHNLASLSRKIPDQTSSDHYDKLNGRASQSTMDLLAALSATLAPSAPDALATLSQRSSPSSDSGKTKLNCHDQANSLVLQKRSPQELPSLGGDRSSTSYQSPMEDSDCQAQETRVNLPLQLFSSSPETDSPPKLASSRKYFSSDSSNPIEERSPSSSPPVMQTLFPMQTMAETVKSEKMSASRETNANVESSRINECNMPFDLFRGSNKGTEAASIQSVPHQAGYTSSGSDHSPSSLNSDVQVDRTGRILFKLFDKDPSHFPGTLRTQIFNWLSNSPSEMESYIRPGCVILSVYVSMPSAAWEQLQENLLQRLSSLVHSSASDFWRNGRFLVHAGRQLASHKDGKFRLCKSWKTWSSPELISVTPLAVVGGRETSLILRGRNLSTLGTKIHCTDKGVYTTMEVRVSTNQGTMYEEISLCGFRTHDASPSLFGRCFIEVENGFKGNSFPVIIADASICKELKVLESTFQGERKVSEVIAEDENHDDGRPSSKEEVLHFLNELGWLFQRKRASSFLNGPCYSLGRFKFLLTFSVERNCSSLIKTLLDILVERNMDENELSRETVEMLSEVQLLHRAVKRKCKKMVDLLINYSVIGSDVVSKKYIFPPNHVGPGYITPLHLAACMSSSDEMIDALTNDPQEIGLNSWNSLLDANGQSPYAYAVMTNNQSYNKLVARKLDDRTNGQITVTVGNTMSTEYQHGSRRSCAKCAAAATKYYRRVPASQGLLQRPYVHSMLAIAAVCVCVCLFLRGLPDIGAVAPFKWENLDYGTI; translated from the exons ATGGAAGAGGCGGGTGCGCAAGTTGCTCCTCCAATTTTCATTCATAGAACGCTTTCGGTTATGGGGAAGAAACGCGATCTTCCATATCAGACCCCTAATTTCCAGCAGCGGTTCTCAAACCCCAATCCTGTTGATAACTGGAATCCTAAGGTCTGGGAGTGGGACACGGTTAGATTCCTTGCTAAGCCCCTTGATTCTGGCTCTGGCGCGGCCACTGTCAACGCGGACCTGGCCAAGACGGAAGAACCTTCTGCAACTCCGGTCACTTTGAAGAATAAAACCCCTGAGGTAACTGATGCCACCCTCCGCCTCAATCTTGGGGGTGGTTTCACTAGTGGGGACGAACCTGGATCCAGACCCAATAAGAGGGTCCGCTCTGGCTCTCCCGGTAGCACCACCTACCCCATGTGCCAGGTCGATAACTGCAAGGAAGATCTCTCTGCAGCAAAAGACTACCATCGCCGACATAAGGTTTGTGAGCTTCACAGTAAATCTACTAAAGCTCTTGTTGCCAACCAGATGCAGAGATTTTGCCAGCAGTGTAGCAG GTTTCATCCCCTTTCAGAGTTTGACGAGGGCAAGCGAAGTTGTAGAAGGAGGCTTGCTGGGCATAACCGGCGTAGGAGGAAAACTCAACCAGATGATGTCGGCTCTAGACTTCTGCTCCCTGGAGATCGAGACAATAAAACCAACGGACACTTGGATATCTTTAACTTGTTGGCTGCTGTGGCTCGCGCACAAG GGAAAAATGATGACAAAAATATGATATGCTCGCCTTTACTGGACAAAGAGCAGCTCCTTCAAATTCTTAGCAAGATAAATTCACTGCCTTTGCCGATGGACCTAGCCGCAAAGTTGCATAATCTGGCAAGTTTGTCCAGGAAAATTCCAGATCAAACGTCTTCAGATCATTATGATAAATTGAATGGAAGAGCATCTCAGTCTACCATGGACTTGCTTGCTGCTCTTTCGGCTACTCTAGCACCATCTGCTCCCGATGCTCTTGCAACTTTATCTCAAAGGAGCAGCCCCAGCAGTGACAGCGGGAAGACTAAGTTGAACTGCCACGACCAGGCCAACAGTTTAGTTTTGCAGAAGAGATCTCCTCAAGAGTTGCCTTCACTTGGGGGAGATAGAAGCAGTACCAGTTACCAGTCTCCCATGGAAGATTCTGATTGCCAGGCTCAAGAAACACGTGTGAACTTACCCCTACAGCTCTTTAGCTCGTCCCCTGAGACTGATAGCCCGCCAAAACTGGCATCTAGTAGGAAGTATTTCTCATCTGACAGCAGTAATCCCATTGAAGAGAGATCTCCGTCGTCTTCTCCTCCTGTTATGCAGACGCTGTTTCCCATGCAGACTATGGCAGAAACTGTCAAGTCCGAGAAGATGTCAGCAAGCAGAGAAACTAATGCTAATGTTGAATCTAGCAGGATTAATGAGTGTAACATGCCCTTTGATCTTTTTAGAGGGTCCAACAAAGGAACTGAAGCTGCTTCCATCCAAAGTGTTCCTCATCAAGCTGGGTACACCTCTTCTGGGTCGGATCATTCACCTTCTAGCCTGAACTCTGATGTCCAGGTG GATCGCACTGGAAGAATATTGTTTAAACTATTCGATAAGGATCCTAGCCATTTCCCTGGGACTTTGAGGACACAG ATTTTCAATTGGCTTTCTAATAGTCCCTCAGAAATGGAGAGCTACATACGACCTGGATGTGTCATTCTATCAGTTTATGTTTCAATGCCATCAGCTGCCTGGGAACAA CTTCAAGAAAACCTTCTTCAACGTCTCAGTTCTTTGGTACATAGTTCAGCTTCTGATTTTTGGAGAAATGGAAGATTTTTGGTGCATGCAGGCAGACAATTAGCATCTCATAAAGACG GGAAGTTTCGGCTGTGCAAATCATGGAAGACATGGAGTTCACCAGAGCTTATCTCAGTTACACCTTTGGCTGTTGTAGGGGGGCGAGAAACCTCCCTTATATTGAGAGGAAGAAATCTGAGCACTCTAGGCACCAA GATTCATTGCACTGACAAGGGTGTTTACACGACAATGGAGGTTAGGGTATCTACTAATCAAGGCACCATGTATGAGGAGATAAGCTTGTGTGGTTTTAGAACTCATGATGCATCTCCCAGTTTGTTTGGCCGCTGTTTCATTGAG GTGGAAAATGGTTTCAAGGGCAATAGCTTTCCAGTGATAATAGCTGATGCTTCTATCTGTAAAGAGTTGAAGGTTCTTGAGTCTACTTTTCAAGGGGAGAGAAAAGTAAGTGAAGTCATAGCAGAAGATGAAAATCACGATGATGGGCGACCGAGTTCAAAGGAGGAAGTTCTTCACTTCTTAAATGAACTCGGTTGGCTGTTCCAACGCAAAAGGGCCTCATCCTTTCTAAATGGTCCTTGTTATTCACTCGGACGTTTCAAATTTTTGCTCACATTTTCTGTGGAAAGAAACTGTTCTTCTTTGATTAAAACACTTCTGGACATACTTGTTGAAAGAAATATGGATGAGAATGAGCTATCAAGGGAGACAGTGGAGATGCTTTCTGAGGTTCAGCTCCTGCATCGTGCAGTAAAAAGGAAGTGTAAGAAGATGGTTGACCTGCTCATAAATTACTCAGTTATTGGCTCTGATGTTGTCTCGAAGAAATATATTTTTCCACCAAATCATGTTGGGCCTGGCTACATTACTCCTCTCcatttggctgcttgtatgtcATCTTCAGATGAAATGATTGATGCATTGACAAATGATCCACAGGAG ATTGGCTTGAACTCTTGGAATTCCCTTCTCGATGCAAACGGTCAGTCTCCATATGCATATGCTGTGATGACAAACAATCAGTCATACAACAAGCTGGTGGCGAGGAAACTTGATGACAGAACGAATGGGCAAATCACTGTAACAGTTGGAAATACAATGAGTACTGAATATCAACATGGTAGTAGGAGATCTTGTGCTAAGTGCGCAGCTGCAGCAACAAAGTATTATCGAAGGGTACCCGCTTCTCAAGGTCTGCTGCAGCGTCCGTATGTTCATTCAATGCTTGCAATTGCTGCTGTCTGTGTCTGTGTTTGCCTGTTCTTGCGAGGCCTTCCAGACATTGGTGCCGTTGCCCCCTTCAAGTGGGAGAATTTGGATTACGGcacaatttaa